One part of the Lachnospiraceae bacterium JLR.KK002 genome encodes these proteins:
- a CDS encoding LysM domain-containing protein, which translates to MAKIIPIPIGPIYNEGPCRGMVHVIEKGDTLYRLGKRYHVSVGQLMFANPFVNVYNLQIGDELCIPISIQPRIPEDRIQGELMKDRGMPMAPEETEPAGMYPEAEYRETAQYPQSMEEMEPEQTEVPEYMEEV; encoded by the coding sequence ATGGCAAAAATTATTCCCATTCCAATTGGACCAATTTATAACGAAGGCCCCTGTCGGGGAATGGTACATGTAATTGAAAAAGGAGATACCCTGTACCGGCTGGGAAAACGGTATCATGTGAGCGTCGGCCAGTTAATGTTTGCAAATCCCTTTGTAAATGTATACAATCTGCAGATTGGAGATGAACTCTGTATTCCCATCAGCATTCAGCCCAGGATTCCGGAAGACAGAATACAGGGAGAACTGATGAAGGACAGAGGAATGCCCATGGCGCCGGAAGAAACGGAACCTGCCGGGATGTATCCGGAAGCGGAATACAGGGAAACAGCACAATATCCGCAATCCATGGAGGAAATGGAGCCGGAACAGACGGAAGTTCCGGAATATATGGAAGAAGTATAA